ATTGAGTCCATGGCGTCCGCGTTGTCCGACATTGTCGTTCGCCAAGCGCGGCCGCAGGATCTGCCGGCTCTGGTGGCTCTATTCGCAGCCGATGCGCTCGGTGGTCATGGCGATACGATCGATCCCGACGCCTTTGCCGATTATCTCAGGGCCTTCGCAGCCATCGAGGCTTCGCCCGACCAGGCGCTTTATGTCGCGGAGTGCGGAGGTGAGGTCGTGGGCACCTTCCAGATGATGGTGACGACCTCGCTGACCGGCCGCGGTTCCTCGGCGATGATCATCGAGGCGGTGCAGGCCCGGGCCGATATGCGCGGGCAGGGGATCGGCGCACGGATGATCGAATTCGCCATTGCCGAGGCAAAAGGCCGCGGCGTGCGATTGGTGCAGTTGACCTCGAATGCGATCCGCAAGGATGCCCATCGTTTCTATGAAAGACTGGGTTTCAAGCCCTCGCATCTCGGCTTCAAGATGGCTTTGAAATGACCGGTGCTTGTCGTGGAATCGCTGGACAATTCGGCTTGGCGACGGCATAAGCGAGAAAACGAATTCTGGTTTGGCTCGCATCTGACGGGCACAAGGAAAAGACATGTGGAATCTTCTGGTTCAGACCTTTACCTGGTGGAACGGTCAGACGATGGGCACGCGTTTTGCGACCTGGCGTTTCGGCAAGCGCGTCGGCGAGGATGAATTCGGCAACGTCTATTACGAAGGCGGCATGTCTTCCTACGGCCTGCCGAAGCGTTGGGTAATCTACAAGGGTTATGCCGATGCCTCCGCCATTCCACCGGGCTGGCATGGCTGGATGCATCATCGCACCGATGTTCCGCCGTCCAAGGAGACCTACGTCGCCAAGGAATGGCAGAAGGCGCATCGCCCCAATTTCACCGGTTCTGCGCAGGCTTACCGTCCGCCAGGCTCAATCGCCGTTCCGGGTGAGCGTCCCCGCGTCACCGGCGATTACGACGCCTGGACGCCGGGCAACTGAGACGGCTCGACCGGGCAATCCCAAACCCGGCTTTTGGCCACAATTGACCTTTACCCGCAGGTTGGCCGCGCTTGACCGCGGCTGCGAACGAAGAATGTCTGGAGACGGGTACACATGAAGCTCTTCACGCGGAACAGGGTGCTGCGTGCCGCCGGATCGCTGCTGGCGCTCTCGGCCTTGCTTCCGCCAGTTGCGGCGAATGCTGCACGCATCGAAAATCCGGTAGCCGTCTTCTCCGGCCTCGACAAGATCACCGGCCGTATCACCACCTTCGACGTCTATGTCAACGAGACGGTTCAGTTCGGCGCGCTGCAGGTGACGCCGAAGGCCTGTTATTCGCGCGACCAGGCCGAAGCACAGAAGATCGACGGTTTCGTCGAGGTCGACGAGATCACCCTCGACCGCAAGATCCGCCGCATCTTCACCGGCTGGATGTTCGCCGCCAGCCCGGGCCTTAACGCCGTCGAACACCCGATCTACGACGTCTGGCTGAAGGACTGCAAGGCTAACTCGGACGTCCCGGCTCCTGACGGCACCAAGGCGACAGCCCGCTAAAAAGCGTCCCGCCAACGCGCCAGACCTTCCCTTCGTCGAACTGCAGGTGCTTCGTGACGATCGCAATGACGTCTTCGATTTCCTTACTTCGTGCAAAGGGAGGCCCAGCGGCAAGCGTGATCTTCTGAGCCCGATGTCGTCCGCCTGCATGACAGGGTACGGCTCGGATGCGTGCGAGAATGTTTCAGATGA
This Rhizobium sp. NZLR1 DNA region includes the following protein-coding sequences:
- a CDS encoding GNAT family N-acetyltransferase; this translates as MASALSDIVVRQARPQDLPALVALFAADALGGHGDTIDPDAFADYLRAFAAIEASPDQALYVAECGGEVVGTFQMMVTTSLTGRGSSAMIIEAVQARADMRGQGIGARMIEFAIAEAKGRGVRLVQLTSNAIRKDAHRFYERLGFKPSHLGFKMALK
- a CDS encoding NADH:ubiquinone oxidoreductase subunit NDUFA12 — its product is MWNLLVQTFTWWNGQTMGTRFATWRFGKRVGEDEFGNVYYEGGMSSYGLPKRWVIYKGYADASAIPPGWHGWMHHRTDVPPSKETYVAKEWQKAHRPNFTGSAQAYRPPGSIAVPGERPRVTGDYDAWTPGN
- a CDS encoding DUF2155 domain-containing protein, with amino-acid sequence MKLFTRNRVLRAAGSLLALSALLPPVAANAARIENPVAVFSGLDKITGRITTFDVYVNETVQFGALQVTPKACYSRDQAEAQKIDGFVEVDEITLDRKIRRIFTGWMFAASPGLNAVEHPIYDVWLKDCKANSDVPAPDGTKATAR